From Candidatus Hadarchaeales archaeon, one genomic window encodes:
- a CDS encoding cyclophilin-like fold protein produces the protein MRLLRVRTESAGVVEVELTGENPLTEEALWKALPFEGRAKKWGEEIYFEVPVKMGEEKARREVEVGEVAYWPEGGCLCFFFGPTPASEDEKPVAYSPVNVIGRVRGDPKVLGKIGVGERVRVERGGTEEEWRERRDSLFSRLREEGRLTPELEEEVVRVYGKRGKHALQAVKEGRVVRRGGRWFVKGETDEYEVVRSMCSCKDYVLNVVTGKAGVDMCYHALAKRICELLR, from the coding sequence ATGCGCCTCCTGAGGGTTAGGACGGAATCGGCGGGAGTGGTGGAGGTGGAGCTCACAGGGGAGAATCCCCTCACCGAGGAAGCCCTCTGGAAGGCCCTGCCCTTCGAGGGGAGGGCCAAGAAGTGGGGGGAGGAAATTTACTTCGAAGTGCCCGTGAAGATGGGGGAGGAAAAGGCTAGGAGGGAGGTGGAGGTGGGGGAGGTGGCTTACTGGCCGGAGGGTGGATGTCTTTGCTTTTTCTTCGGGCCCACCCCTGCCAGCGAGGACGAGAAACCCGTGGCATACAGCCCGGTGAACGTGATAGGGAGGGTGAGGGGGGATCCGAAGGTGCTCGGGAAGATCGGGGTGGGTGAAAGGGTGAGGGTGGAGAGGGGAGGAACCGAAGAGGAGTGGAGGGAAAGGAGGGACTCCCTCTTCTCCAGGCTGAGGGAGGAGGGAAGGCTCACCCCCGAGCTGGAGGAGGAAGTGGTAAGGGTGTACGGTAAGAGGGGAAAGCATGCCCTCCAGGCGGTGAAGGAGGGGAGGGTGGTGAGGAGGGGGGGAAGATGGTTCGTGAAGGGGGAAACGGACGAATACGAGGTGGTGCGCTCGATGTGTAGCTGTAAGGACTACGTGCTCAACGTGGTGACGGGAAAGGCGGGGGTGGACATGTGCTACCACGCTCTGGCCAAAAGGATATGCGAACTCTTGAGGTGA
- the nth gene encoding endonuclease III, translated as MRTLEVRGRLLKLLEERYGREIGKRWYSDPFHVLVSCILSQRTREENTEKASRSLLSVASTPSQLSSLPLRQLKRLIRGVGLADQKARRLKETSRILLERYGGKVPETREALMELPGVGPKTADVVLCYGLGKPAIPVDTHVNRISKRLGLVRKGAKPEEVRETLERLFPVEKWHLLNRGMVLFGREICLPRYPRCGKCPLAEVCPSEGRG; from the coding sequence ATGCGAACTCTTGAGGTGAGGGGGAGGCTCCTCAAACTGTTGGAGGAGAGGTACGGAAGGGAGATCGGGAAAAGATGGTACTCCGATCCCTTCCACGTGCTGGTCTCCTGCATCCTCTCCCAGCGGACGAGGGAGGAGAACACCGAAAAGGCCTCGCGCTCCCTCCTCTCCGTCGCTTCCACCCCCTCCCAGCTCTCCTCCCTTCCCCTCCGGCAGCTCAAGAGGCTGATCAGGGGGGTGGGACTGGCGGACCAGAAAGCCAGGCGCCTGAAGGAGACCTCCAGGATCCTCCTCGAGAGGTACGGGGGGAAGGTTCCGGAGACGAGGGAGGCCCTGATGGAACTCCCCGGGGTGGGGCCCAAAACAGCCGATGTGGTCCTCTGCTACGGTCTGGGAAAGCCAGCCATACCCGTGGACACGCACGTGAACCGCATAAGCAAGAGGCTGGGGTTGGTCAGGAAGGGGGCCAAGCCTGAAGAGGTGAGGGAGACTCTGGAGAGACTCTTTCCCGTGGAGAAGTGGCACCTGCTCAACAGGGGGATGGTGCTCTTCGGAAGGGAGATCTGCCTGCCTAGGTACCCCAGGTGTGGGAAGTGCCCGCTGGCCGAAGTCTGTCCCTCGGAGGGAAGGGGATGA
- a CDS encoding HD domain-containing protein, with protein MELLELMERLGRLKGVERKGWVLRGFSPAEDVAQHSFEVCSLSLLLSLELKGRVNLEKVLTMAVLHDWPEALTGDLLPSSPEKREREERALEEMVGDREWGRRIGELWREYREGKTLEAKVVQLADGLSVLLQCVRYGGGKVPEGLRDLWEEVGRRIRNLLRDLPEFSYLLSWMESRRVSDTSPGTPPFPPKEDGEEPWRGDGGGGGRRVSP; from the coding sequence TTGGAGCTCCTCGAGCTGATGGAGAGGCTGGGAAGGCTGAAGGGTGTGGAGAGAAAGGGATGGGTGCTCAGGGGTTTCTCCCCGGCGGAAGATGTGGCCCAGCATTCCTTCGAGGTATGTTCCCTTTCCCTCCTCCTCTCCCTTGAGCTGAAGGGAAGGGTGAACTTGGAGAAGGTCCTGACGATGGCCGTCCTCCACGACTGGCCAGAAGCCCTCACCGGAGACCTGCTTCCCTCCTCCCCAGAGAAAAGGGAAAGGGAGGAGAGGGCGCTGGAGGAGATGGTGGGGGACAGGGAGTGGGGAAGGAGGATAGGGGAACTCTGGAGGGAGTACAGGGAAGGGAAGACCCTGGAGGCGAAGGTCGTCCAGTTGGCGGATGGACTCTCCGTTCTTCTCCAATGCGTCAGGTATGGAGGGGGGAAGGTGCCGGAGGGGTTGAGGGACCTCTGGGAGGAAGTGGGGAGGAGGATCAGGAACCTCCTCCGCGACCTCCCCGAGTTTTCCTACCTCCTTTCCTGGATGGAGTCCCGAAGAGTTTCCGATACTTCTCCAGGAACTCCTCCATTCCCTCCGAAGGAGGATGGGGAAGAACCTTGGAGGGGGGACGGAGGGGGAGGAGGGAGAAGAGTTTCCCCGTGA
- a CDS encoding adenosylhomocysteinase, giving the protein MRYKVRSLRLASNGRKRVEWAREHMPVLAEIRKEFSRTRPLRGLRVGAALHVEAKTAVLVQTLKEGGAEVSLAGCNPLSTKDEVAAALVKEGVSVYAWRGESRRDYYQNLRRVIADRPQLLIDDGGDLVSEIHSAGVEGVIGGCEETTTGVLRLKAMEAQGKLRFPVIAVNDTPTKRLFDNRFGTAESTLQALMSITNMQVGGKKVVVVGYGHVGRGIASRAKGLGALVTVVETDPVRALEAVMDGFSVKNLEEACPEGDIFITATGSFHVLREEHFREMKDGALLCNAGHFNVEIDLEALERLAVRRREVVEDVEEFKLEDGRRLYLLAEGRLVNLAGKLSLGHPMEIMDLSFSLQALSLAYLAKHGKELRPGVHEVPREIDRRVAELKLRLMGIKLERQTEEQRRYLQSWEAGT; this is encoded by the coding sequence AGACCCCTTAGGGGACTGAGGGTGGGGGCAGCCCTTCATGTGGAGGCCAAAACCGCCGTTCTGGTCCAGACGTTGAAGGAAGGCGGGGCCGAGGTCTCCCTCGCCGGTTGCAATCCCCTCTCCACGAAGGATGAAGTGGCGGCTGCCCTCGTCAAAGAGGGTGTGAGTGTCTACGCTTGGAGGGGTGAGAGCAGGAGGGATTACTACCAGAATCTCAGGAGGGTGATCGCCGACCGTCCCCAGCTGCTGATAGACGACGGAGGGGACCTGGTTTCCGAGATTCACTCGGCTGGGGTGGAAGGGGTGATAGGAGGATGCGAGGAAACCACGACTGGGGTCCTGAGGTTGAAGGCGATGGAGGCCCAGGGGAAGTTGAGGTTTCCCGTCATCGCCGTGAACGATACCCCCACCAAGAGGCTCTTCGACAATCGCTTCGGCACGGCGGAATCCACCCTTCAGGCCCTGATGTCCATCACCAACATGCAGGTGGGAGGGAAGAAGGTAGTGGTGGTGGGTTACGGACATGTGGGTAGGGGGATAGCCTCGAGGGCCAAGGGGTTGGGAGCGCTGGTGACGGTGGTGGAGACGGATCCCGTAAGAGCGCTGGAGGCCGTCATGGATGGTTTTTCGGTCAAGAACCTGGAGGAGGCCTGTCCGGAAGGGGACATCTTCATCACGGCCACGGGGAGCTTCCACGTGCTCAGGGAAGAGCATTTCAGGGAGATGAAGGATGGAGCCCTCCTTTGCAATGCCGGGCATTTCAATGTGGAGATAGACTTGGAGGCTCTGGAGAGGCTGGCGGTGCGCAGGAGGGAAGTGGTGGAGGATGTGGAGGAATTCAAGCTGGAGGATGGAAGGCGTCTCTACTTGCTGGCGGAGGGAAGACTGGTGAACCTGGCTGGGAAGCTTTCACTGGGACATCCGATGGAGATCATGGACCTAAGCTTTTCTCTCCAGGCCCTGAGCCTGGCTTACCTGGCGAAGCATGGGAAAGAACTGAGGCCGGGTGTGCATGAGGTGCCCAGGGAAATAGACAGGAGGGTGGCAGAACTAAAGCTGAGGCTCATGGGGATCAAACTAGAGAGGCAGACGGAAGAGCAGCGAAGATACCTGCAGTCCTGGGAAGCCGGTACCTAG